The genomic DNA TGTTGCAGTAGCGGTAAATGCAATAAAAGAAAGATTAATGGACACAAGTAAATCAATGATTTTCTTGAGAAGTCCTTTATGATGCAATATACATCCCTTGATTTATAAAATTCATTCTGCGCTGATATGAAGTCAGTTGCAAAAAAAGCAAAAACAGAAAAAATAGCAAAATAGTGAAGAGAGACTGCAAGTGAGAGACTTATGGCAAGTCCAACTTTACAATAAATGCTGTATAATTTCTGTTCCCTCAATTGCCAACATACCAGCGCGATTCCCAAACATCCAAGCACCAAGGCGTAAGGACGTGCTTCCCTGGCATAATATGAGGAATGAATCACGCATGGGAAAACCAGAGCAACAGAGGCAGCTATGATACTTCCTTTGGAAACCCGGACGAATAAATACAGTGAAATACAAAACACCCAAAATCCAACTGTAGATGGTAGGCGCAACGTCAGATTACTCTCACCAAGAATATCAATGATGCCGCGGGTAATCAGGTAGAAAAGTGGCGGTTGGGTGTCAGGACCATCCCATATCATGCCAATCATCTCTCGGAATGTCGGCATGGTCGCCACGCATATTGTGTACCACTCATCAAGCCAGATCGGAGTTACGGCAGCCTCGTAAGTCACGCGCAGCCCGTACAGAACGGTAAATAACCCTAAAACGGCCAACTCTAATCTAGGCTTTGCTTGGTAGGTGCGGTGGCATTCCATAGAAATCTACGTTTTTTGAAGCCGTTCTTCCCAAGCGCGCACGATGTCCAGCAAAATGAGCTGAAGGGTTTGGGTAATGCCCCAGTGTGGATAATCAGTTTTCATCTTTCGGAGATCGCTGTAGTAACAAATGTGATCCCCTATCCGCGCTTGGTCAACGTAGCTGTAGCGCTGTGATTTGCCGGTAATCGCCTCGACCATCTGAAAGGCTTCCAGGATTGAACAAGCGTTGTCTTTTCCGCCGCCCAGGTTGTACACCGCGCCGGACTGCGGCCGTTCGTAGAAAGCATACATAAAAGCCGCCACGTCCTCGGCGTGAATGTTGTCCCGCACCTGCTTGCCCTTGTAGCCATAGATTTTGTACTCCCGCCCTTCCAGGTTGCACTTGACCAAATAACTCAAAAAACCATGCAGCTCGACGCCGGCATGGTTTGGGCCGGTTAGGCAGCCGCCGCGCAAACACACGGTCGGCATCCCAAAGTACCGCCCATATTCCTGGACCATCACGTCGGCCGCCACCTTCGACGCGCCAAAGAGTGAATGTAAGGTGTGGTCAATCGAGAAGGTTTCCGGGATGCCTTGCGCGTAAGCCGGATCGGCATAGTCCCACCGCGTTTCAAGCTCGACCAGGGGGATATGATTGGGTCCGTCGCCATAGACCTTGTTCGTGGACATGTGAATGAATGGCGCTTCCGGGCAGGACTGCCGCGCGGCTTCCAGCAGGTTGAGCGTCCCGACGGCGTTCACGTCGAAGTCGTCGAAAGGCATTCGCGCCGCTAGGTCGTGCGAGGGTTGGGCGGCAGTGTGGATGATGACGCTCGGCCGCAGTGTCTTGACCAAGTCCAGCACGCCAACCCGGTCGCGGATGTCAAGTTCGTGGTGGTGAAAGTTTCTCAGCGACGTGACAAGGCGCTGCTGATTCCACCGCGTATCGCCGCCGGGTCCAAAAAACACGGCGCGTTGGTTGTTGTCTATGCCGTGCACCGCAAAGCCGCGCGCGTGGAAATAGACCACGACCTCGGAACCGATCAGCCCAGACGACCCGGTGACTAGGCAAACTGGCGTAGGCACGTGTAGCTTTCCTTTCGTTCGGTTGTATGACTAGGGCCGCAACCTTATTAGCAACCGTGCTGACTTTCAAATAGGAATCTAACCCATGCGCATCTTGCTGACCGGCGTTTGTGGTTTTGTCGGGAGCGTCCTTGCGGCCAAGTTGCGCGAGGCCATCCCCGGGGCAGTTATCATCGGGCTGGACAACTTGGTTCGTCCGGGCAGCGAAGTGAACCGGCGCCGGCTGCGCGAGACCGGACTGCGCGTTGTTCACGGAGACATCCGCCTGCCAAGCGATCTGGAAGGACTACCGTCCTGCGACTGGATTCTTGACGCCGCCGCCAATCCAAGCGTTCTGGCGGGCGTGGACGGCAAGACCGGCGCGCGGCAACTCGTTGAACACAACCTCGTCGGAACGCTCAACCTGCTGGAACTCGCCCGCCGGTGGAACGCCGGTTTTATTTTGCTCGGCACGAGTCGGGTTTACTCCATTGCGGCCCTGTGCGCCCTCCCACTCGTGGGCGGCCCCACGCGCTTCATTCCTGACCCCACGGCCAGCGTCACCGGGCTGACCCCCGAAGGCATCACCGAAGATTTCTCAACCAGTCCGCCGCTGTCACTGTATGGAAGCGCCAAGCTGGCTTCCGAAGTGATGGCGCTGGAATACGGCGCGGCGTTTGGGTTTCCGGTCTTTGTCAATCGCTGCGGCGTGATGGCCGGCGCGGAGCAGTTTGGCAAAGCCGACCAAGGGATTGTGTCCTTTTGGATTCGCTCCTATGCGGCCCGGCGTCCGCTGCGTTACATCGGCTTTGACGGCAGCGGCCGCCAAGTGCGGGACTGCTTGCATCCGGCCGATCTGGCGCCACTGCTCATCAAGCAAATGCGCGCCGGACAGAGCGCCACAGTTCCCCGCGTCGTCAATGTTGGCGGTGGAGCGGCAAGCGCTTTTTCCCTGGCGGAACTCAGCGCCTGGTGCGCCGACCGCTTTGGCGCGCACCCGGTGCTGGCCGACCTCACGCCACGTCCGTTTGACCTCGGCTGGCTCGTGCTGGATGCAACCCGCGCCCAAATTGGCTATGATTGGCACCCGACGTACACCCGTGAAGCCATTTTTTCCGAGATTGCCGAGCATGCTCTACAGCATCCCGAATGGCTAGGCCTCTCTGAAGACTAGGACCTGCCTATGCACGCGCCTGATCCCACGCTTCCACCACTCAAGTTGCTATCCGTCGTCATACCGGCGCGGGACGAGGCGGGGTGCATTCGCTCGACGGTCGAACACCTCTACGTCGAACTGCGGCTCAACAACATTCCGCACGAGATCATCGTCGTGGATGACGGCAGCACGGATGCAACCTGGGACATCCTTCAAGCAGCCCGCACCGACATCCCGACCCTGCGCCCGGTTCAGAACCCAGGCGAACACGGCTTTGGGCGCGCCATTACCTTTGGTTTTGAACAGGTCTCCGGCGACGCCGTGGTGATCATGATGGCAGATGAGTCGGATGATTGCCGTGATGTCGTGCGGTACTGGCGCGAACTCAACCAGGGCTACGAATGCATTTTTGGCAGCCGCTTCATCAAAGGGGGTGGCACAATTGACTATCCGCCGATCAAGTGGGTGATCAATCGCCTGGCCAATACGTTTCTGCGCCTGCTTTTCGGCATTCGACTCAACGATACCACCAATGCTTTCAAGGCCTACCGACGCGAAGTCATCGAAGGCTGCCGTCCCTTTTTGTCGCCGCATTTCAACTTGACCGTCGAACTGCCGCTCAAGGCCATCGTCCGGGGCTACGCCTGGACGGTCATCCCCATCACGTGGCGCAATCGCCGTGCGGGCTTGGCCAAGCTCAAAATCAAGGAGATGGGCAGCCGCTATTTCTTCATTTGCTGTTATGTCTGGCTGGAGAAGTACTTCAGTCGCGGCGACTACCGGCGCAAACGCCAGCCACAACCGGCACCAATCGCCGCCGTGGAGGTGGAAAAGACGCTCCAGCACCCCGAACCACACTGATGGCTAGGTCGTCCGCGAACGGGCCTTATCCAGCATGGACCTTGCTTTCTCAACGATTTCGGACGTCGTAAATGGCTTGTAAAGGAGGTTGTCCTCGAAGGCGAAGTGCTGTCCGGTGTCTCGTTGGTCGGCGTAGCCGGAGATGAACAGCACCGGCATGGCAGGGTAGTGTTCGCGGATGGATGAGGCGAGCTTGATCCCGTTGACGTTGGGCATCCGCACGTCGCTGATCACCAAGTCGAATCGTCCGCCTCGCTGTTGAATGACGTCCCAGGCTTCAGCGCCGTCCTGTGCGCCGATCACCCTAAATCCCGCCGCCGTTAGCGCATCCATCACCGTCTGGCGGACGTCAAGCTCATCCTCTACCACCAGCACGCTCGGCGACTGCTCAGAGGGCCGGATAAAGTGCAGGCGTGAGGCCCCAGAAACCCGCGGTGACACAGACGAATCCACAACCGGCAGGTACACGTGGAAGGCCGCTCCTTTCCCTACTTCGCTTTCGACCCGCAAGCTGCCGCCAAGGGAGGTCACCGTGCCAAAAACCGTTGAAAGTCCTAGCCCAGTCCCCTTGCCTTCCGGCTTTGTCGTGAAAAAAGGTTCGCACAGCCGACTCATGACCTCCGGCGTCATGCCGGTTCCGGTATCGCGCACGGAAACGCGAGCGACGGCTTGGCTCGTCAGGATTTGCCTTAGATCGGCAGTGGGTGGCAGCCACAGGCCGCCGGTTTCGAGGGATGCATCCGTGACCAGCGCGGCTTCGATGGCGATTCGCCCACCCTGCGGCATCGCATCGCGGGCGTTGAGCAGCAAGTTGAGAAACACTTGCTCCAGTTCCTGGGGCACGGCCTTGACCGTCATCTCCTTGTTCGGCAAGTCCACACTCAGTTCAAATTCCTCACCTAAAAGCCGGTCAGCAATGCCCTGCACGCTGCGCGCGGTTTCTTGTAGGGAAACTTCAATGGCTGCCATGGCGTCGCTGGCGCGGCTGTACGACATCAACTGCTTGACCAAGTCGCGCCCACGTTCCGCCGCGCGCCGGATAGCATTGAGTGATTTGCAGATTGGGTCATCGGGCTGCCGCCGGCCTAGTTCAAGTGAGCTGTAGCTCAGCACCACAGTCAAAAGATTGTTGAAATTGTGCGCGATGCCCCCGGCAAGCTGTCCCAACGATTCCAGCTTTTGCGACTGAAGACGTCCTTTCTCACGGCGCTCAATCTCGGCAGTTCGCCTCGCCAGTTCTTTCTCCAGGTTGTCACGCGCGTCTTCCAGGCGTTGGCGAGCGATCTCCAGTTCAATGTTCGTGGAGCGCAGTTGCGCCACCGTCTCGCTGATTTTCAGCGCCATGGCGTGGAACGCTTCCGTCAGATGGACAATTTCAACAGGCAGTTGTTGCGTATCCAACACAACGTCAACCTGCCCGGCCGCCAACCGATCCGGGGACGCGGCTAGTGCGCGCGCGGCCTCCGTCACTTGGCTGAGCGGATACATCACGAGACGGGTCGTCAACCGCGACGCCCAAGTTGCCGCCAACAGCACAAATGGAATCGCCAGCAACACCGGTATGAAAACCAGGGCTGCTCGCCCCCGGATAACCGAAAAAGGAACGAGCGTGTAACAACGCCACTGGGTGATCGGCTCAACCGACTGCCACATCCAGAAGTGGCTCACTTGTTCAGAGTCGGTGGGCTTGGAAGGTGGGGTAAGCAAATCAAACTGAATTACTCGCTCCTTCGTCGGCACGGCCGCAAGTGAAGTCCTGGCCTGCGGTGGGAAAAGGTCTGGCTGGGTGGTCACGAGAATTTGTCCGGCGCGATCCACCACGACGTATGGTGTTTCATCGCCATGCGCCACACCGGCCGCAATGGCGCTTTCCAAGGTCGTCACTGCCACCCAACCTGCAACGACGCCCTGTGCCGCTCCATCCGGCGATAACAGCGGCGCGCTGAAAGCCACATACCGGGCCGAACCGTGGCCATTTCCCTGAAAACCTTCCGAAATGAAAGGCTCGCGGGTGGACAAGACGGACTGGACATACGTCCGGCCGGCAATACTCAGCCCGGCGTCTGGGATCATGGGATGACTGACGATGATGTCTCCGGCAGCATCGGTGACGATGATCGTCTCAAATACCGGATGATGCGTTTGAAAGCGAACCACTTCACGCGACAGCGCGGAACGCTCGCGGGGTATCTCGCTTAGGCGATCGGCTAAGTCCAGGATGGACCGCCGCACTTCCAGAGCCTGGCTGCCGGTGACGCTGACCACCGATTGCCCATGAGCCACCAACTCTGCTTTCACTTCACTGAGTTGCCGGTCATATTCCGCGCGGGCATACCAGATGGCCAAAAAGCAAACTGGTACAACGGCGACCAGTGTCAGGAGGCGCGTCAACCGGCCGGCCAGCGTGTCATCCGGAAAGGTAGCGCCGTACCGCGCCAGCAGGCGACTCACGGCCGGAATTCCCAGGCTTGCATCGGCCAAGGTCGCGCACAACAGTCCATTGACGATGTACTTGAGCGCCACCCCGGCCCCCAGACCATCTGGGTAAAACGCTGAATGAACGTGGACGATGTAAAGCGCCGGCGACGCCACAACCCAAAAGGCAGCGTCGGCAAACACGGCGTTCCAGCGCCACCGCCGAACGCACCACCCAACCACAAATGCCTCGGCCGCCAGGAAAGGAATCGCCAAGCCATGTTGCCAGAGTAGTTTGGTTGCCAGCGCCGCCAGCACGGCGGCGCACAACCCCCACAGCGGGCCAAAGGCCATCGCCGCCATCAGCGGGAGCATCACGCCGAAGATCAGGTGTAGGTCATTCCCTAGGTGCACGGGAAACGTATTGAGAATGAACCCCAGACCACCGGCCACAAAGGTCGCCCAACCGATGCCAAGGTACGGTTTTTGTGGACAAGAGGCGGACTTCATAGGGTTCCAAAGCTTCATTCGATAGAGCGCATTAGTTTCCCACGACCTACTTCAGGAAAACAACCATGAGACTGGACTACGCTCAGTTAGATGCGCTGGTGTTGGAATCAGCGAACCACCAGCCCTCCCAGACCAACCATCAGCCACTTCAGGGATGACCTTTGCGCGGCAGACGAGGCAGCCGGTTTGGTTCAGGTTTGCGTGCGCGCCTCTGGGCATCGCGTTCGGCCGGCAGACCAAGTCGCGTCCCAATATCCACCGGCTCCCGTTGAACCGGTTCGCGGGGATACTCAACGCGCTCGAGAAACAGGCCCGACGCCGGCGCGGTCAACCGTGAGATTTGTTCACTCGGTTGTCGACTATTCAACAGGCGCTGGATGTCATCCACCGTGAGCTTTCCAGTCCCGACCGCAACCAGCGCACCAACCATCCGCCGCACCATCCGCCACAAAAAATGCGAGGCGCCGACTCTGACCACCACCAGGCCGGGACGTAATGAAATGGTCAGTTCGTGGACGTCCACCAGCCTTGACTCGGTGCGGGCAAGCTCATCGCGGGTCAAGCTATGGTCGGTTGGTCCTTTTTGCGAAAAAGCCGTGAAGTCATGAAAACCACGCAAGACTTCCGCCGCCGCGCGCATGCGCCCCACGTCGAGCGGGTCGCGCACCCACCAGACATACTTTTTGGCAAAAGCCATCCGCCGCAGGGCGATCTGGTACAGGTAGTAGCGCGCCAGCGCGTCGTGACGGGCATGGAAGGTAGGCGCGGCCGGCTCAATATCGAGAACGCAAATGTCGCTTGGCAGCAGGTCATTGACCCGCTGCCGAAGCGTTTCTCCGTCGAGGGTTTTCGTTGTGCGGAGGTGAGCGACCTGCCCCAGGGCATGAACACCGGCGTCGGTTCGGCCGGCCCCGCCCAAGTCAAGCTCCGGGTCTGCCAGTGCCTCGCACAAGGCCCGGCGAAGTTCGCCGGCAATGGTGCGCGCCTCGCGTTGTTCCTGCCAACCGGCGTAGCGCGAGCCGTCATACTCCAGCGTGAGGCGGTAACACAGACGTTGGCTGCGGCGCGGCGGTGGTTGCCCATCTTGAAACATCGGCATAAAGAACCTACTCACAGTGCGTCTGAAAAGTCCCAAGGCGAGCAGCAGCACTCCGGCTTGTGACTTACGCGACTAGGTCAAGACACAGGCTGACCACTGAAACCAAAACCGTGTGGATGATGTGCGCCCAAAGGCGAAGCGGCGACCGCGCAACGACTGTTCAGACCTTACCTCCCGGATAAGACCTCAAAGCTTGGGTGGATTGTCTGGCGATGCCTGGACTTGGGCGCGCAGCCGGGCGAGTTCGGCTTCGAGTTGGGCGCGGGCTTGGCGTTCGGCTTCGGCACGAGCCTCAGCTTCAAGCCGCGCCTGACGCTCGGCTTCTTTAGCTTGGCGTTCGGCTTCAGCGCGGACTTCGGCATCGAGTTTCGCCTGGTGTTCAGCTTCGGCACGGGCTTCAGCATCGAGTTTCGCCTGGCGCTCAGCTTCGGCGCGGGCTTCAGCATCGAGTTTCGCCTGGCGCTCAACTTCGGCGCGGACTTCGGCGTCGCGCCGCGCCGCCGCCTCCGCCCGCAACCGCTCCACGTCCTCCCGCGCCAACTCGCCCGCCGTCTTCCCATCCAGAAGCGGCCCAACCTCAAACGCCGCCCCACCCAACCCCTCCAACACAAACGCCTCCCCACGCCGATAGACCCTGACCTCCCCATACACCCCATCCGCCACCACCGGATGCCGATGCACCACAACCTGCCCCTGCTTCACGTCCACAATCACATACTCCCCAATCCCACGCCGCGCATACTCCTCCAACTTCACCACGTAGTCGTCCCGCCGATTCGCGCTCACCACTTCCACCGCCACCACCACCGTCTCTTCCTCCAGCCACACCACCCCACTCCGCCGCTCATCGCTCCCACCCCGTCCGTCTGCCTTCCGATACACCAGCCCGTCCGGTATCCGCACCGTATCCACTTCGGTCTGCAACCCAAGCTGGAGAACTTCGTAGGGCAGCCCGCGCTCGGCAATGGCGCGACAAAACAGGTGGAACAAGGCAGCAATGATGACTTGATGACGTTCGGCGGGCGGGGGCATCTCGACCGGAATCCCTCGGACCAGCTCGTAGCGGCGGTCTGGCTCACCGTAGTCAAGGAATGCCTCGACGGTCAATCGGTGGGGTGGGGCAAGGGTAACGGGTGCGGACATCGGGCGGAGTTCTCCCAACGAGCAACGACTTGGGCGCGAACGCCAGCGTTAGTCAGTGTGCCGGAGACCGATGACCGGCCGCAAGGGATGAGCAAGGAAACAGGCAAAGCGCGACACGCCGCGCTTGCTTTTTCAATGGACAGCCAGCATCAAATGCTTGACACTAGTGAGACGCACCAAGCTTTGCCTACTTTCCCTCTCTCTGTTCTGACAGCCATGTCTTATGTGATTCCCCCTGAAGCCTTTGTCGCGGCGCGTGAGCGCATTGCGCCCTACATTCGCCACACACCAATGCTGCCGCCGCCGCTTGTTCACCGGGATGTTCCGCCGCGCATTCACTTCAAGCTTGAAAACATGCAAGTGAGCGGATCGTTCAAAGCGCGCGGCGTCTTCAACACCCTATTGCAACTTGATCCGGCGCAACGGCAGCGCGGCGTGATTACCGCGTCCGGTGGCAATCACGGTTTGGCGCTGGCCTACGCCGCCAACCGGCTGGATGTGCCGGCAATCGTCTATTTGCCCGAACGCGCCAGCGAAGACCGCGTCATGCGGATCGCCCGTTATGGCGCTAAAGTTATCAAGCACGGCGAGGCCTGGGACGACGCCAACGCCAGGGCGTTGGAACACGCGGCGGCGGATGGGCTGGCTTACGTTCCAGCCTTTGATGGCATTTCAGTCGTTGAAGGGCAAGGCACGGTCGGGCTTGAAATGCTCGAAGACCTGCCGGAGATGGATTGCTTACTGGTCGCCGTTGGGGGTGGTGGGTTGATTGCCGGGGTTTCGGCCGCCATCCGTCAGAAGAAACCCGACGTGACTATCATCGGGGTCGAGCCGGTCGGAGCCCCCTCGATGAACAAAAGCCTGGCCGCCGGCTGCCGAACGGGTGTCCAGCAAGTGCGGACGATTGCCGACACGCTGGCACCCAAAAGCGTCAGCGATCTGACCTTTGGCGTAACGCGCCAGTACGTGGATACCGTCCACCTGATTGATGACCGCCAAATGGTACAAGCCATGCGATGGCTATGGGCCGAGTGCAACCAGATT from Chloracidobacterium validum includes the following:
- a CDS encoding NAD-dependent epimerase/dehydratase family protein, which translates into the protein MPTPVCLVTGSSGLIGSEVVVYFHARGFAVHGIDNNQRAVFFGPGGDTRWNQQRLVTSLRNFHHHELDIRDRVGVLDLVKTLRPSVIIHTAAQPSHDLAARMPFDDFDVNAVGTLNLLEAARQSCPEAPFIHMSTNKVYGDGPNHIPLVELETRWDYADPAYAQGIPETFSIDHTLHSLFGASKVAADVMVQEYGRYFGMPTVCLRGGCLTGPNHAGVELHGFLSYLVKCNLEGREYKIYGYKGKQVRDNIHAEDVAAFMYAFYERPQSGAVYNLGGGKDNACSILEAFQMVEAITGKSQRYSYVDQARIGDHICYYSDLRKMKTDYPHWGITQTLQLILLDIVRAWEERLQKT
- a CDS encoding NAD-dependent epimerase/dehydratase family protein, with the translated sequence MRILLTGVCGFVGSVLAAKLREAIPGAVIIGLDNLVRPGSEVNRRRLRETGLRVVHGDIRLPSDLEGLPSCDWILDAAANPSVLAGVDGKTGARQLVEHNLVGTLNLLELARRWNAGFILLGTSRVYSIAALCALPLVGGPTRFIPDPTASVTGLTPEGITEDFSTSPPLSLYGSAKLASEVMALEYGAAFGFPVFVNRCGVMAGAEQFGKADQGIVSFWIRSYAARRPLRYIGFDGSGRQVRDCLHPADLAPLLIKQMRAGQSATVPRVVNVGGGAASAFSLAELSAWCADRFGAHPVLADLTPRPFDLGWLVLDATRAQIGYDWHPTYTREAIFSEIAEHALQHPEWLGLSED
- a CDS encoding glycosyltransferase family 2 protein codes for the protein MHAPDPTLPPLKLLSVVIPARDEAGCIRSTVEHLYVELRLNNIPHEIIVVDDGSTDATWDILQAARTDIPTLRPVQNPGEHGFGRAITFGFEQVSGDAVVIMMADESDDCRDVVRYWRELNQGYECIFGSRFIKGGGTIDYPPIKWVINRLANTFLRLLFGIRLNDTTNAFKAYRREVIEGCRPFLSPHFNLTVELPLKAIVRGYAWTVIPITWRNRRAGLAKLKIKEMGSRYFFICCYVWLEKYFSRGDYRRKRQPQPAPIAAVEVEKTLQHPEPH
- a CDS encoding response regulator, producing the protein MKSASCPQKPYLGIGWATFVAGGLGFILNTFPVHLGNDLHLIFGVMLPLMAAMAFGPLWGLCAAVLAALATKLLWQHGLAIPFLAAEAFVVGWCVRRWRWNAVFADAAFWVVASPALYIVHVHSAFYPDGLGAGVALKYIVNGLLCATLADASLGIPAVSRLLARYGATFPDDTLAGRLTRLLTLVAVVPVCFLAIWYARAEYDRQLSEVKAELVAHGQSVVSVTGSQALEVRRSILDLADRLSEIPRERSALSREVVRFQTHHPVFETIIVTDAAGDIIVSHPMIPDAGLSIAGRTYVQSVLSTREPFISEGFQGNGHGSARYVAFSAPLLSPDGAAQGVVAGWVAVTTLESAIAAGVAHGDETPYVVVDRAGQILVTTQPDLFPPQARTSLAAVPTKERVIQFDLLTPPSKPTDSEQVSHFWMWQSVEPITQWRCYTLVPFSVIRGRAALVFIPVLLAIPFVLLAATWASRLTTRLVMYPLSQVTEAARALAASPDRLAAGQVDVVLDTQQLPVEIVHLTEAFHAMALKISETVAQLRSTNIELEIARQRLEDARDNLEKELARRTAEIERREKGRLQSQKLESLGQLAGGIAHNFNNLLTVVLSYSSLELGRRQPDDPICKSLNAIRRAAERGRDLVKQLMSYSRASDAMAAIEVSLQETARSVQGIADRLLGEEFELSVDLPNKEMTVKAVPQELEQVFLNLLLNARDAMPQGGRIAIEAALVTDASLETGGLWLPPTADLRQILTSQAVARVSVRDTGTGMTPEVMSRLCEPFFTTKPEGKGTGLGLSTVFGTVTSLGGSLRVESEVGKGAAFHVYLPVVDSSVSPRVSGASRLHFIRPSEQSPSVLVVEDELDVRQTVMDALTAAGFRVIGAQDGAEAWDVIQQRGGRFDLVISDVRMPNVNGIKLASSIREHYPAMPVLFISGYADQRDTGQHFAFEDNLLYKPFTTSEIVEKARSMLDKARSRTT
- the truA gene encoding tRNA pseudouridine(38-40) synthase TruA, with translation MPMFQDGQPPPRRSQRLCYRLTLEYDGSRYAGWQEQREARTIAGELRRALCEALADPELDLGGAGRTDAGVHALGQVAHLRTTKTLDGETLRQRVNDLLPSDICVLDIEPAAPTFHARHDALARYYLYQIALRRMAFAKKYVWWVRDPLDVGRMRAAAEVLRGFHDFTAFSQKGPTDHSLTRDELARTESRLVDVHELTISLRPGLVVVRVGASHFLWRMVRRMVGALVAVGTGKLTVDDIQRLLNSRQPSEQISRLTAPASGLFLERVEYPREPVQREPVDIGTRLGLPAERDAQRRARKPEPNRLPRLPRKGHP
- a CDS encoding Uma2 family endonuclease, producing the protein MSAPVTLAPPHRLTVEAFLDYGEPDRRYELVRGIPVEMPPPAERHQVIIAALFHLFCRAIAERGLPYEVLQLGLQTEVDTVRIPDGLVYRKADGRGGSDERRSGVVWLEEETVVVAVEVVSANRRDDYVVKLEEYARRGIGEYVIVDVKQGQVVVHRHPVVADGVYGEVRVYRRGEAFVLEGLGGAAFEVGPLLDGKTAGELAREDVERLRAEAAARRDAEVRAEVERQAKLDAEARAEAERQAKLDAEARAEAEHQAKLDAEVRAEAERQAKEAERQARLEAEARAEAERQARAQLEAELARLRAQVQASPDNPPKL
- a CDS encoding threonine ammonia-lyase, with product MSYVIPPEAFVAARERIAPYIRHTPMLPPPLVHRDVPPRIHFKLENMQVSGSFKARGVFNTLLQLDPAQRQRGVITASGGNHGLALAYAANRLDVPAIVYLPERASEDRVMRIARYGAKVIKHGEAWDDANARALEHAAADGLAYVPAFDGISVVEGQGTVGLEMLEDLPEMDCLLVAVGGGGLIAGVSAAIRQKKPDVTIIGVEPVGAPSMNKSLAAGCRTGVQQVRTIADTLAPKSVSDLTFGVTRQYVDTVHLIDDRQMVQAMRWLWAECNQIVEPAGAAVVAALLDGGVPLGKYECPVALICGGNAAAESVFTAYQQAADMLMGIN